CGCCATGGAGGAAGCAGCTCACTTACAATCAAAGCTGTGGAGAAGAACTGGATGCCATTTTTCGAGAATCCATCCAACCCTACAGAGATCAGCTTCGTGTACAGTATAGACCCACTTGTTATGTTTCGTTGTAGTCTTAGAAACGGTAAATGTGAAAAAGTCCAGGATGACGTCACAGGAACAGGTTCATACGATGGATTGCACAAGCATCCAGATACAATTGTTTTAAGAGGTGGTACAAATCTAATGCCGGTTCCCCAGGATAAGATTCGAAAAATCATTAACGACGACAGCAAGCCACTACCACACTTATGGGTAGGCTTTTTGAAAACGCACGCATGGAATTGTGGCTGTGGAACGTCAATTTATAGACCCATCATGTACATATTGTCAAAAGTTGGTGGTGTGTACAGAGTGGACCTCATGACTGAGAGTTTGGATTTTGATATGGATGTACTTGCATTCAATGGAAAAGATACCAAATGCGGTAAGGATGGGCCGAACGTCCTTACCCCTAACAGCATACCATTTTGGGATATAAAGGAGAAGGCACACGGGTTATTGGGTGGAAAGAATTCCGACATTTACAATGATTTTATGGGCTTAACCATAAGCGAAGCTGACAGGAATGTGAAGCTAATCTTTTTGAGAAACGTGATGAATTACATAGCGGGAATTTACCAGAACAAACATGCCCAAGACAGCCTCACAGCTCCGCATACTCAGTATCGTAAAGAAACAAGGGATGTTGAAAGATGTGTTCTGCGAGAATCCATTAATTACTGCAAACGTTACGCAAGAAGCCATTCTTGAAGGAGATTAAACTTTGAGGTGGTGATAAAGACCGAATAAATGCCATTGGTGCTAACCTGAGCGACAGTGGATATAATAATAGCCTATAATAGTTTCAGAGACGCCATATTTaatgaataaattaataaataaaggtTTTCGTATAGTGTAGTAGGTAAAATGATTCGAGGCTGTGTATATTTTAAAGTGAAACCATGAATTCTGGATGGCGTACCAAAAATTCGAATTGTGAAAGGTGAATCTATATATAGTTAGCCATATATCTCTagaactttcttttttttttctttcctcacAGCTTCAGTATCTGCATGCTATTATTCTTATAccgaaaaaagaagagaaaaaattttttttaacgtCCCCCTTCATCCATTTGGGTCTCTAACAACATAATCATACTTTCAAACGAAACACACAGATGCACTCGAGATCAGGTTTATACATTTAGCAAAAGGAgatttgtaatttttttgttgaagtGCCGGGCTAAttatttctgcttaattgcaagttctatttttatctCCGCGATTCTCTTCCTGCAGCTAGCAACCACTTTTTATCGACAAGGTCTATTATCTTCTTGATATACTTTATTGATATTACATTATAAAGAAGATGTGTTGCCACTTCTGGATTCATTCTAAGTCATGCTTATTAAAGGAACTCTAAAAATATTCCTCATAATGGGTAATAAATAGGGGAGAccaaatgaataaaatcatGTTAAGTAAAAACTAACACAATATTCATGCTAGAAAATTACATTAATCGTTTTGCATATTTTTGGTGGCAAAGCCTGGTTGCGGGAAGCTTGCACACGTGctaacaaagaaaaatgacaaaaaaattttagagTTTAACGAGTCAAAACAATTGTTGATGCTCGTTTGAGCAAATGACACAAAATGCAGCGAAttggaaatttattttgttttctggCCGATGCTCatattcaagaagaaaaagcgtCAAAGAATTTATacatggaaaagaaaagcaggatACTCCATTCTTATTCAAGATTTTACTGTGCCTGTAGCTATGAAGTCATAGCTAATAGTTTCAGTTTGTCTCCGGTCAGTTTATATTTTGCTTGTTCTCTCACAATCtattattttcctttttatttccttattttgGATTGTAATTAGTGTTGACATTTTTCCGATATTCTGAGTACTACAGACACTCATTTCTTGCTATTTATGTAAGCGGTTAGCGTGTCTCAAATGTTTTATTGCTGCTCCTATCTTGCATAAGATGGTTTTTGCTTTCACTTAGGTCTTGTGCTACCCGGGATTGATTTCGTTTCTGATTTTGTAATTATCAACACCTTTCATATTCTTACCTCTCGACTCCAACCCTCTTTCTAGGAAGGATTAAATGAATTATAGGCATTCAGTTCCTCACGTACGGGTAAAAAATACCGAACAATGCATTTGAAGGATATCTGCCTTCCAGGAGTATGGAGAAGTCGAAAGGCTCTGAAGATAGGCTTTTTGGCAGTTTTCCTGATTGGACTTATTTCAATTTGCTTTTGGACAGGCATTGATACAATAACCAGTAAGCTTGAAGGAACACAACTTGTTATATGGGGCTTAAGAGCAAATGGTCATGATGACAAGACCGAACAATCAATTTCACAAGGGACTCCCGATGCTATTGAAGATGCTAGGGAGCAGTACTACAGATTATTGGACCAATCACTTGAGAAAATGAATCTTATGCCATTGGGACACTACCACTCAGAGGTACCATCTTTATATTCTGGTCCAAGGGGAATATTAAAACAGATAAATAATGCGAAAAGCACACACATTAATGCATACTtaggaaaaagagagaaggatgatgaagatgtcTGTGGCCAGTTGAGATTTAGCAAATCAAACGAGAAAGAGGACTTGGATATTAAATATTCAGAAGCCAAACAGTTGGGTAGTGAAGTGAATACGGATGCATTACTAAGGTATCTAAATGTGTCTGGATATGGAACCAAAGTCCCGAAAATCAACATGTCGAAAATGGAAAACGATCGCTGGTACAGATTTTCTGGTTCGGCAATTTGGTTAGAAGATCAACAATGCTACTTTGAAGTGGACCGGGTGATGTATGCACCAAAGTCACGAAGTGTTCCATGGTTGTCGTTAATATGGATGCAGTTGTTTGACAAGAATTTCAATGAAATCAAGAATAAAAGACTCCGGTTTATGGATCTTTCAAGTGAAGAGATTGAAAAGGTATTATTAGAACTTCGAAAAGAGGATGTcaataaagatgaagagaagCGAGAAAGGGTCTTGGATAAAATATCCATTAAATTTCCTACTGTGATGGACATTTCGTTCACAACTGAAGACTTTGGTAGACCGCAGGGACCTGAAGATCCTAGAATATTTGCAAGGCTAGATGATGAAGGTAAAACAGAGCCAGTGGTCATATTTAATCAAGTTAACGACCTTAACCATCGGGCCATGTTTGCGGGATTTCCtttaagaagaaaaagtagcAATGCAGAACATAGTGTGCCCACCATACAGTTCAACTTTAGGCCAGAAACAAAACTCAAACTCAAGTCAATCGAGAAGAATTGGATGCCATTCGTTGAAAAGGCGGCCGATTCAAATATTGTTAGCTTCATATATGAATTGGATCCATTATCAATTCTCCAATGTACTTTAGATGATGGCCTTTGCGTTATGGTTCAGAAAGCAGAAGATAAGGGAACTAGGATGGGAGCCCAGGTGTCCCTAAGAGGGGGAACAAATTTTATTCCAATACCAGAAATTGTCATGAATGAGATTTTTACAAAGGAGGAGATGGCCAAATACAATATAAAGATATGGATATCCTTTATAAAGTACCACGGATGGAAAAGTGGGTGTGGAACTTCTACATATAGACCTGCACTTTCTGCTTTGATCAAAACAAATGATAATTACAGAATTGGTATGATGTCTGGAGCATTTGATTTTGGAATAGATGTGCTCTCTTTTGATGGAAAGTCGGTGAAGTGTGATGCTGGAGGTCCAAATGTTCTTACTCCAAATAGCATTCCATTTTGGAAAGTTATGAAATTGAACAAGAATAAGGATGGGGAGAAAAGTAAGGGCGATAAGAATGAAGGGAAAAGTAAGGACAAAAAGGATGGAGAGAAAAGTAACGATACTAAAGAAACAAACGAAGTAGTTGATGAACCTAAAGATTCTAGTATGCCATCCTATAGGGATCTTATGGGACTTACAATTAGTGAGGCAGATAGAAATgtgaaaattttgtttatcaACAATCTTGTGAATTATTTGGCTAGCTCATTCAAGAAAAGTTTCCGGGATAACTTACAAGGCTTTGGTGATAATTCGGCACAGGAAATGGTCGACATAGAGAAATGTGCGGCTTATGATTTCTTGCAATACTGCAAAAATTATGAGAAAGCACATTAGCTTTTACAGTACTCTTAATGGCATAATAATGTTGTTTGGAACAATAAGTAAATGTGGCTGGACCAGTTCTTAATATCAATCAATATAATCATCAAAAGGTATGGGAAGTATGATCTTAGTGGATTTGTCGATAGTGGCTGCGTTGTTTTATATACTTAAGAAAACTGAATCCATTAAAAATTATACGTGCTGAATATGTATCTCTTCGTTGCGGAATACATCCAAAAATATTGTATGTCATCTTTTGATTCGTTGTGAAACAATATAGAGGAAAAATCGCTATAAAGGTATCTGAAAACGTCAATAATTAATGTACGAAAGTTTACACAAATATGACTGGCAAACAATCTGTACTCCATTTGAAGTCATGTATCATGCCTTTTCTCTATAGTTGACTATCTTTATGAATTTCCTTTGTGATTCAACTCTATTTTAAATACTCTGAATTTTACTATTTTGGGAAAACTGCATAATTTTGCATCAAAAGTTCAGGTGATCCTGTTATTCAAGCatgctaaaaaaaattaaatttccaaaaaaaacagcCCTTGATCCTTTGTTTGAGACCTTAAATACATATTTCCAATTTATCTGACAATGTATTCCATTTATTAAGCAATATTTAGAGGCATGGCTTATGGAAGTTCAAAATTCTTAGAAGGcgtattttttgaaaataactCTTAGTCACTAATATTAAACATCACTACAGCGGATACCTACATTCTATTTTTTAACTAGTCCTCACAGCTtaatatttcaacaaacTACTTGTGTCAGTTAGTTAAACGATAGAATTTCTCCCccaaaaatattgattcTTATTTAGCGATTCATCGTACATAATACATAGGGAAACAAGTAAGATCACTAttgtttgtattttttatttttatttttattttgctttgtcTGGATAATGCATATACTTATTaaaaatgcaaagaaaGACTTGTGCTAGTATCAATAATAAGAATTTTGGTGCTACTCAaattttttactttttttgatcgAAATAAATATGGTACGCATACACAGTTTGGTGTCCTGCTATTCTTTCCGTAATACAAATTTCCACAGTCCGTTTGTACTTCCCGAAAACTGCTCAtcgcacttttttttttgtgtatGTTTTTCCTATAACGCACAGTCTCCTGCTTACATCCTTTCCGTTCCCATATATGAACTGACAAAATTAGATTTTTGATATTCAATTTAAAGGCAAGTTAAGACCTCAGGTCTTATATATAAGTaaatctgctttttttgatccGCATTTATGTTCCTAAGTTGAGCCAGCCCATTTTCAGTTTTATATAGCCTGGTAATCACTCCTTTTCTCCATGCTCTGTTCTACATTTGCAGGGGTTTAAAATGTATAGTTTGCTAAATCTAAGAATAATCAATATCTTGGTCCATGAATTTAAAGGGTGTCTCCTTAAAAATTTGGCGAGGCCACAGGGCCTTTAAAGTGGTAATACCGacaatttttcttattttactAGCTTTGTTGTGTACCTGGACAGGTCTTGATGCTTTAACAAGCAAGCTTGAAGAACCCCAGCCTCTTGCTTTGGGACTGATTACAAACCGTAATAGTACTATCAGTGGTGGGAAAGAAACTTTCATTCCAACCAAGgatgaaatcaaaaatgctAGGGAGTATTATTATAAGTTGTTGGATCAATCTCTACTACGACTGGATCTAATGCCTTTGGAGAGACCTAAGATAGAAAATACATCTATATATTCAGGGCCAAGCGGATATTTCATGAATATAAGTTCGGCAAGGACAGTCCAATTCAATTCATATTTGGCTACAGACAGAAAAGATGACGGGGATATTTGCGAACACATGAAATTTGGCCAGGAAAAGAGCACAAGAACTACAGAAATCAAGATTTCCGAAGCCAAGCAGTTGGGAGATGATGTAAATATATCAGCAATTAAGAGATATCTAAATATTTCGGGATATGGAGAAGATGTTCCAAAAGTGGATATTTCCAATATGGAAAACGATTGCTGGTATAGGTTTGCGGGTTCTGCAATCTGGTTAGAGGACCAACAATGTtactttgaagttgatcGGATAATGTATGCACCAGAATCACGTAATTCTCCTTGGTTGTCGCTAATCTGGATGCAGCTTTTTGACAAGGATTTCAACGAaatcaaaagcaaaagacTCCGGTTTATGGATCTTTCAGGTGAAGAAATCGAATCCGTATTATCTGAGCTTGGAAATTTCAATGCAACTGAAAATATCGATAGACGGGAGAAGCTTTTGGACAAAATTTCAACCAAATTCCCCGCCGTCATggatatttcttttataaCAGAGGATTTTGGCAGGCCACAGGGACCTGAAGATCCCAGAATATTTGCGAGATTGGACAAAAATGGGAAAACAGAGCCAGTTGTCGTATTTAATCAGATAAATGATCGGAAACAGGTTGCTATGTACGCGGGATTTCCTTTGCGGAGAAACAGGGAACAGGATAAGCATAGTGTACCGACTGTTGAATTCAACTTCGGAAGTGAAACAAATCTTGAGTTCAAgccaattgaaaagaactGGATGCCATTTATTGAGGATCCAGAGGATGGCGATAAGATTAGCTTCATTTATGAATTGGATCCATTAGCAATACTTCATTGCACCTTGCACGATGGAATTTGCGATGTGGctcaaaaaattgaagcGGAACCAACAGAAATAGAGACAGGTGTTTCTCTAAGAGGAGGAACAAACCTCATTGCCATTCCTAGTTCAATTGTGCAGGAAATCTTTACAAAAGAGCAAACAGAGGGAAATAATGTGGGAATGTGGGTTTCATTTCTTAAATATCATGGTTGGGAATCTGGATGTGGTAGTTCCACGTATAGGCCGGCACTTCTGACACTGGTTAGATACGATGATAAGTACAAAATTGAAATGATGTCGGGtgcttttgattttggCATGGATGTTCTCAGTTTTGACGGAAAATCAGTGAAATGCCATGACGATGGTCCCAACGTTCTTTCACCTAATAGCATACCGTTTTGGAAAATCACCAAAGTGggaaatttgaaagagaCGGATAACGAAAAGAGAGCTAGCGAGAAAACACAAGTACAAAACGCGCCAAACAATGAGAATGACCataaagaggaagaaaataaggaaatgCTAGATTCTAACAGCCCAGAGTACAAAGATCTTATGGGCCTAACGATTAGTGAGGCAGACAGGAATGttaaatatttgtttataAGCAACATTATAAATTACGTGATGGAGGCATTCAAGACAAGCTCTTTGAGAAGGCCAGGAAGCTTTGATGAAAGCATATATACTGAGATGattgatattgaaaagtGTGCAGTATTGGATTTCCTTGAATATTGCAAAGAGTATGAGAAAACCCACTAGGTTTTTTTATAAGTACATTTCTCTTGAATTTGGACCAAACATAACGCAAGGTTCGAGAATAATATTAATACGGTCACTGGTAGAGAGGAAATGGATTAAATGGAGTAAAGGAGTAAATGGAGTAAAGGAGTAAATGGAGTAAAGGAGTAAATGGAGTAAAGGAGTAAATGATGTAAATAAAGTAAGTGAAGACCAGAACAGTCCCGATGGGTCCTTACATAACACGGCAAATCTATTGGCCAGAAACTGCACCCGATCAACGGGCCGGTGGCCCGCAGAGAAAATTATTGaaagtaatttttttttgtgtgcCGAGACTGATTACATAGTTAGTCATAGTTCTTGATAGAGAGTGTGTATACGAatatagaaaataaaggtGTCAATTATATCGGAGGAGTAACATCTCAGTATATTTGGAATAAGCGCTTTCCTTAACAGGTATTTGTTCGGTATTGAAGTGGCAATGCatatatgtatatgtaTAAATTGAAATGCGTATTAATCATAGGTGACCTAGGCACGAAGTCCGAAGATTGAAAAATAGGAGAAGCGGACAATGAAAAACACTGgagtgaaatattttttttctcccgcCCGCTTTATTCGGGTTGgctggaaaaaaaagttgtgTTTGTATATATAGATGATAGAACATAGGAACgtaagtgaaaaaaaaaaaagatttaaaaaaaaaaattaaatctGTCTGACGGAACATTAACATTTTGATCTTGTAAGACATTCTACCTTCAGTGCTCATAAAGTGTAAGCTTAGGAGTAAAGAAGACACAATGAGTTCATTATTGTGTAATACGGTCAAGAAATCGTGGAGCAAAACAGCCTACAGAGCAGCTTTGGCCTCAAAGGTTCATTTCTCTACTTCTCGCGCTACTTTAGAAGAGCAAGGAGAGGGTTCGAAGACCAAGTTCAACAAGTACTCATGGATCATTACAGAGCCAAAATCCAACGGTGCCGGACAGGCCATGCTTTACGCAACTGGTTTCAAGAAAGCCGATTTCAGTAAGGGCCAGGTTGGTATTGGATCGTGCTGGTGGTCGGGAAACCCTTGCAACATGCACTTGATGGAGTTGAACAACCTGTGTAAGCAGTCTGTCGAAAAAGCCGGTCTTAAGGGCATGCAGTTCAACACGATCGGTGTGTCCGACGGTATGTCGATGGGTACCACCGGTATGAGATACTCTTTGCAGTCCCGTGAGGTCATCGCAGACTCTTTCGAGACTATCATGCAGGGACAGCACTACGATGCCAACATTGGTATCCCCGGTTGCGATAAGAACATGCCAGGTGTGCTTATAGCATTTGCCAGACACAACAAGCCATCCATCATGGTGTACGGTGGTACAATTCTGCCTGGTAAGGGTACCTGTGCCGGAGTTGGAGACAAACTAGATGTTGTGTCTGCCTTCCAGTCTTACGGTGCCTACTTGGCCCACGATATCAATGAGGAGCAGCGTGAGGACATCATCAGACACGCAATTCCAGGCCCAGGCTCATGTGGTGGTATGTACACCGCCAACACCTTGGCATCTGCCTCCGAGGTCTTGGGAATGTCTCTTccaacatcttcatcttctccagCCGTCTCGGACGCCAAGAAGGGCGAGTGCTTGAGCGTTGGTGAGGCAATCAAGAACTTGATCGTCCAGGATATCCGGCCACGCGATATTATGACCAAGCAGTCGTTCGAAAACGCCATTGCCTACACTATGGCCGTCGGAGGATCCACAAACGCGGTTCTTCACTTGATCGCCATTGCACACTCCGCAGGCGTCAAGCTCACACTCGAGGACTTCCAGCGGATCTCCGACAACACGCCTTTGTTGGGCAACTTCAAGCCTTCCGGTAGCCACGTGATGGCTGAGTTGGCGAAGATTGGTGGCACCCCTGCAGTGATGAAGTACCTCCTTAAGGAAGGTATCCTCAAGGGTGATGGCATCACCGTCACCGGTAAGACCATGAAGGAGAACTTGGAGAAGTACAAGGATCTTCCATCTGGCCAGGATATCCTCAGACCAGTGTCGAATCCAATCAAGGCAACTGGCCACATCCAGATCTTGAAAGGAACGCTTGCACCGAAGGGATCTGTTGCCAAAATCACGGGAATGGAAGGTACATACTTCAAAGGTAAGGCCAAGGTGTACGATGAGGAGAATGACTTCATTCGTGCCTTGGAGAAGGGTGAGATCAAGAAGGGCGAAAAAACTGTCGTCGTCATCCGTTACCAGGGTCCAAAGGGTGGCCCAGGTATGCCTGAGATGTTGAAGCCTTCCTCGGCTTTGATGGGATACGGTCTTGGCCAGGATTGTGCCTTGCTTACTGATGGTAGATTCTCAGGTGGCTCGCACGGCTTCTTGATAGGCCATATTGTTCCTGAGGCATGTGAAGGCGGCCCAATTGGACTTGTCGAAGATGGCGACGAGATCGTCATCGATGCCAACAAGAACATCATCGACTTGAACGTTCCTGAAGACGTTCTGGCccagagaagaaagacatGGAAGAAGCCTGCCCCAAGATACAACAGGGGTACTTTGTACCATTACTACAGATTGGTTTCCGATGCCTCCCACGGATGTGTTTTGGATTACGATGGAAACGACAAATAAGTGTGCAGAACCTCGAACTTgagttttctttcttctgccTGACTGACACAGCGATATCGCTTACACTATATAACGTCATCAACAATTGTTCTTGAAGGAACGCTGATTGTGCGCTTACATTTTTTTAGAtgacctttttttttatttatttggttATAACTTGTTTAATGAGAATCCAAGAATGGATATGGTTAATATGTTGGTGTAATTGAAATTCTGATATGCTGTATATATCTATATAACCCCATGCACGGCTGAATTTTTACATAGTAGCACGATAATGTGATCTCGCAcacatcaaaaaaataatgcaaaGTAAAAAATTGGGCCACGGAAATGTAAATATGCTTCTAAATTGTACTTCACATTCAGCAACTGATGAACACATCCAAGGCGAAAACTCTTTCCTAACACAAATCATACTTCTAACACTTTATAAACAAAGATGCCTGAGTCTGGAAGCGTTGTTGACAATGGAAACAGTCCAAACGACAGTTCTTCTGCATCAATCAAAAATGTTTCGTCCCATGAATCTAAGAAAGTAGGCCAGGAACATTTCAATGATTTAGACAACAGCCCAATTCAGGAGCCAGATTCTGGAACTGTGAAGCCATCGACTGTGGCAATTAAACCAAAAAGACCAGGACTTACGAAATATACCGTTTATGTGACAAGTCGTCGAATGTATATAGTTGGCAGCAATACGAGAGAAACTGTCTTTAGAATATTGGAGATCGATTTTACCGATCCAGAAAAGCTAGTCGTGATGGAGGACAACGTTTACTTCAACAGGACGGAAATAATGGATGTTTTGAACGGATTGGAGGACTCCAGCGATAACGGATTGACGAAAAAGGTTACTGCTGTTGGTCTGCTTGGATTTATCAGATTTACCAAGTATTACTATCTTTTAGCAGTCACCAAGAGAAAGCCGGCGGCAATATTGGGTGGACACTATATATATCATGTTGACGATACAGAACTAA
This sequence is a window from Brettanomyces bruxellensis chromosome 5, complete sequence. Protein-coding genes within it:
- a CDS encoding uncharacterized protein (CAZy:GT91), with protein sequence MHLKDICLPGVWRSRKALKIGFLAVFLIGLISICFWTGIDTITSKLEGTQLVIWGLRANGHDDKTEQSISQGTPDAIEDAREQYYRLLDQSLEKMNLMPLGHYHSEVPSLYSGPRGILKQINNAKSTHINAYLGKREKDDEDVCGQLRFSKSNEKEDLDIKYSEAKQLGSEVNTDALLRYLNVSGYGTKVPKINMSKMENDRWYRFSGSAIWLEDQQCYFEVDRVMYAPKSRSVPWLSLIWMQLFDKNFNEIKNKRLRFMDLSSEEIEKVLLELRKEDVNKDEEKRERVLDKISIKFPTVMDISFTTEDFGRPQGPEDPRIFARLDDEGKTEPVVIFNQVNDLNHRAMFAGFPLRRKSSNAEHSVPTIQFNFRPETKLKLKSIEKNWMPFVEKAADSNIVSFIYELDPLSILQCTLDDGLCVMVQKAEDKGTRMGAQVSLRGGTNFIPIPEIVMNEIFTKEEMAKYNIKIWISFIKYHGWKSGCGTSTYRPALSALIKTNDNYRIGMMSGAFDFGIDVLSFDGKSVKCDAGGPNVLTPNSIPFWKVMKLNKNKDGEKSKGDKNEGKSKDKKDGEKSNDTKETNEVVDEPKDSSMPSYRDLMGLTISEADRNVKILFINNLVNYLASSFKKSFRDNLQGFGDNSAQEMVDIEKCAAYDFLQYCKNYEKAH
- a CDS encoding uncharacterized protein (CAZy:GT91); translation: MGVSLKIWRGHRAFKVVIPTIFLILLALLCTWTGLDALTSKLEEPQPLALGLITNRNSTISGGKETFIPTKDEIKNAREYYYKLLDQSLLRLDLMPLERPKIENTSIYSGPSGYFMNISSARTVQFNSYLATDRKDDGDICEHMKFGQEKSTRTTEIKISEAKQLGDDVNISAIKRYLNISGYGEDVPKVDISNMENDCWYRFAGSAIWLEDQQCYFEVDRIMYAPESRNSPWLSLIWMQLFDKDFNEIKSKRLRFMDLSGEEIESVLSELGNFNATENIDRREKLLDKISTKFPAVMDISFITEDFGRPQGPEDPRIFARLDKNGKTEPVVVFNQINDRKQVAMYAGFPLRRNREQDKHSVPTVEFNFGSETNLEFKPIEKNWMPFIEDPEDGDKISFIYELDPLAILHCTLHDGICDVAQKIEAEPTEIETGVSLRGGTNLIAIPSSIVQEIFTKEQTEGNNVGMWVSFLKYHGWESGCGSSTYRPALLTLVRYDDKYKIEMMSGAFDFGMDVLSFDGKSVKCHDDGPNVLSPNSIPFWKITKVGNLKETDNEKRASEKTQVQNAPNNENDHKEEENKEMLDSNSPEYKDLMGLTISEADRNVKYLFISNIINYVMEAFKTSSLRRPGSFDESIYTEMIDIEKCAVLDFLEYCKEYEKTH
- the ILV3 gene encoding dihydroxy-acid dehydratase ilv3, whose translation is MSSLLCNTVKKSWSKTAYRAALASKVHFSTSRATLEEQGEGSKTKFNKYSWIITEPKSNGAGQAMLYATGFKKADFSKGQVGIGSCWWSGNPCNMHLMELNNLCKQSVEKAGLKGMQFNTIGVSDGMSMGTTGMRYSLQSREVIADSFETIMQGQHYDANIGIPGCDKNMPGVLIAFARHNKPSIMVYGGTILPGKGTCAGVGDKLDVVSAFQSYGAYLAHDINEEQREDIIRHAIPGPGSCGGMYTANTLASASEVLGMSLPTSSSSPAVSDAKKGECLSVGEAIKNLIVQDIRPRDIMTKQSFENAIAYTMAVGGSTNAVLHLIAIAHSAGVKLTLEDFQRISDNTPLLGNFKPSGSHVMAELAKIGGTPAVMKYLLKEGILKGDGITVTGKTMKENLEKYKDLPSGQDILRPVSNPIKATGHIQILKGTLAPKGSVAKITGMEGTYFKGKAKVYDEENDFIRALEKGEIKKGEKTVVVIRYQGPKGGPGMPEMLKPSSALMGYGLGQDCALLTDGRFSGGSHGFLIGHIVPEACEGGPIGLVEDGDEIVIDANKNIIDLNVPEDVLAQRRKTWKKPAPRYNRGTLYHYYRLVSDASHGCVLDYDGNDK